The Cheilinus undulatus linkage group 2, ASM1832078v1, whole genome shotgun sequence genome has a window encoding:
- the clns1a gene encoding methylosome subunit pICln, with protein MVLLKNLHPPTEGVRHEQAETTAVMGGQKLGCGTLYVAETRLSWFDGSGLGFCLEYPTIGLHAISRDVSAYPQEHLYVMVNGKVGDENEAEMAEKPAADDDDDEDDSSSSSGDDDEGTITEIRFVPSDKTALESMFSAMCECQALHPDPDDDDSDNDFEGEEYDVEEAEAEHGHRDIPTFYTCDEGLSSLTQEGQATLERLEGMLAQSVAQQYNMAGVRTGEANAEFEDGMEVDTAAMEAGQFEDADVDH; from the exons ATGGTTTTGCTTAAAAACCTCCACCCCCCCACCGAGGGAGTGCGGCACGAGCAAGCCGAGACCACGGCGGTCATGGGCGGCCAGAAGCTGGGATGTGGCACGTTATACGTCGCTGAAAC GCGCCTGTCGTGGTTCGATGGTTCAGGCTTGGGTTTCTGTCTTGAGTATCCAACCATCGGCCTGCACGCCATTTCCAGAGACGTCTCTGCATACCCACAGGAACATCTGTACGTCATGGTCAATGGCAAAGTTGGAG ATGAGAACGAGGCTGAAATGGCGGAGAAACctgctgctgatgatgatgatgatgaagacgacagtagcagcagcagtggagACGATGATGAAGGAACGATCACAGAGATCAGATTTGTGCCCAGCGACAAAACAGCAT TGGAGTCCATGTTCTCTGCGATGTGTGAGTGCCAGGCCCTGCACCCCGACCCAGATGACGATGACTCCGACAACGACTTTGAGGGAGAAGAGTACGACGTGGAGGAGGCAG AGGCAG AGCACGGCCACAGAGACATCCCCACCTTCTACACCTGTGATGAGGGTCTGTCGTCGCTCACTCAGGAGGGTCAGGCCACGCTGGAGAGGCTGGAGGGGATGTTAGCTCAGTCAGTGGCTCAGCAGTACAACATGGCTGGGGTCCGAACTGGAGAAGCCAACGCTGAATTTGAAG ATGGCATGGAGGTGGACACAGCAGCCATGGAGGCCGGTCAGTTTGAGGATGCAGACGTCGACCACTG A